A segment of the Deltaproteobacteria bacterium genome:
ACGCTCACGTAGCGAGGTGCGTACGGCCAAGCGGGAAGACTCTCGAAGCGCGCGTCCGGCGTGCGAACGAAGTCCATCGCGGGCTCCTCGTGCTTGTTAGGGGCGCGTCGTCGTGGCGAGCAGCCACTGGCCCTCGAGGCCCGCCGCGCGGTGCACGCCGATGGCGGCGACTTCGGGGCTCGTGGCGATCTCGACGAACGCCTTGCGCGAGGGGTACTCGACCAGCGCCGCGACGTGGAAGCCTTCGGCGCCGCCGCCGATCACCTGCGAGTCCACCTCGCCCTGCCAGAGGAAACGCCCGCCGCGCGACTCGACGAGCTTCCGCATCGCCTCGCCGTAGCGCATGTACGCCTCGCGTCCCGAGCTGCCGTCGTCCGGGGCCGTCGCCTCGGCCTTGAAGCGCAGCAGGTTCAGCATCACGACCGGGCCCGACTCGGGGCTCGCGAGCAGCGCTTCGAGCTGCGCCTTCTTCGGATACACCGCGATCATTGCTTCGCACCTCTTGTGGCACATACAATGCCACAACTCGCCCTTGCGGGCGCGGAGGCTCGCGATGCGCAGGCTCGTCGTCGTTCTCGCGATCGCGGCGGCGCTCGGCGCGCTGCTCTGGGCGAACCGCATGGAGCTGATCATGAGGGGCCCCGGCGTCGTCGGGCGACTCGTCGACCCCGTAGGCGAGAACGTCGCCGTCGTGTGGGAGGCCGGACCGGCGCAGCCGGCGAGCGGGGTGCGCCCGCCGAACGTCGTCGTGATCGTGGCCGACGACCTCGGCTACAACGACCTCAGCTTCGGCGGCGGAGGCGTCGCGAACGGCGCCGTGCCGACGCCGAACATCGACGGCATCGCGCGCGCCGGGGTCGAGTACACGCGCGGCTACGCCGGCAACGCCACCTGCGCGCCCTCGCGCGCCGCGATCATGACCGGGCGCTACCCCACGCGCTTCGGCTTCGAGTTCACGCCCGCGCCGAAGCCGTTCATGCGCCTCATCGCGTGGATGCGGCGCAACGAGCCGCTGCCCCCCCATCTACTTCGAGGAGCGCGAGGCCGGCGTTCCCCCGGTGGCGGACCAAGGCGTGCCTCCGAGCGAGATCACCCTCGCGGAGTTGTTACGGGGCGAGGGCTACCGAACGCTCGGCCTCGGCAAGTGGCACCTCGGCGAGTCGGCGAGATTCCATCCCAATGCGCAGGGCTTCGACGAGTACCTCGGCTTCGCGCAGGGCGCGTCGCTGTTCATGAACGAAGACGACCCGCGCGTCGTGAATTCCAAGCAGGACTTCGACCCGATCGACAAGTTCCTGTGGGCGAACCTCGTGTTCGCGGTGCGCAAGGACGGGGGCGAGCGCTTCGCGCCCGACGCGTACATGACCGACTACCTCGCGCGCGAAGCCGCACGCGCGATCGAAGCGAACCAGCACCGCCCGTTCTTCCTGTACCTCGCGTTCAACGCGCCCCACACGCCGCTGCAGGCGCTGAAGAGTGACTACGACGCGCTGCCGCAGATCGAGAATCACACGCTGCGCACCTATGCCGCGATGATCCGTGCGCTCGACCGCGGCGTCGGCGAAGTCTTGGGGGCGCTGCGCGCGCACGGCCTCGAAGAGAACACGCTGGTGTTCTTCACCAGCGACAACGGCGGCGCGGACTATGTCGGCATTCCCGACCTCAACCAGCCCTATCGCGGTTGGAAGATGACGTTCTTCGAGGGCGGCATCCGCACGCCGTTCTTCGCGCAGTGGCCCGCGCAAATCCCAGCCGGCACGCGCTTCCACACGCCTGCGGCGCACGTGGACATCTTCGCGACCGCCGCCGGCGCCGCGCGAGCGACGCTGCCGAGCGACCGCGTCATCGACGGCGTCGACCTCGTGAAGCTCGCGCGCGGCGAAGCGCAGGGGCGCGCGCACGCCGCGATCTTCTGGAGGAGCGGCCACTACCGCACGATCCTCGCCGACGACTGGAAGCTGCAGGTGAGCGAACGCCCTGACAAGCAGTGGCTCTTCGATCTCGCGAACGACCCGGCCGAGCGCACCAACCTCGCGGGCGCTCGCCCCGACAAGCTGGCCGAGCTCGCCGCGATCCTCGCGGAGCACGAGGAGCAGATGGTGCTGCCCGCCTGGCCTGCGCTGATCGAGGGCCCGATCGCGGTGGATCGCACGCTCGACGCGCAGCGTGTGGAGGGGGAGGAGTATGTGTACTGGGCGAACTAGCGGCCGTTGCGGCGGTACTCGTCAGCTCGCCCGAAAGAACCCCCGCCACACGAACGGCACGAAGAAGCCGTAGTAGAGCTGGTTCGGCACGAGCCTCACGGGCCAGCCCGTGTCGTAGCCGGCGAGGATGATCACGTCGGCAGCGGCCCAGAGTCCGTAATAAGCGGCCATGTAGCCGAGCACGCGGCGCACGAACTGTGCGTGATGCGGGTGTGTCGCGGCGTTGGGGAGCGCGAGGCGCGCGAGGGCGAAGGCGAGAACGAGCGAGATCAGCTCGTGCGTGAGCCACATCGCCTGCGCGGGGACGCCGCTGAGCGAGACGAGGCCCGCGAGCACGGGCGCGATCGTGCTGAGCGCGGCGGCTTCGAGGGCCGCGCGGCGCGTGGTCTGCTCGGGCGTGCGGAAGCGCAGCACGAGCCAGAACACGCGGAAGTCGCCGAGGACGACGAACGTCGTGCCCAACAGGTTGCCCGCGAGGTTCGGGTGGAGGCCGGCGGCGGTGAACTGCGCGCCAAGCCACTTCGCGAACGGGCCCGTCGCGACGGGATCGAGCAGCGTCTCGAGCGTGAAGAGCGTGACCCACAGCGAGACGAAGGGCGCCAGCGCGGGATCGAGCGCGTCCTCGCGGCGCTCGCGCGCGATCGCGCGGTAGAGCAGGAACGCGAACGGCACGACCATCACCGCGAACGGGAACTGCCAGCCCGCGTTGTAGAACGCTTGCCAAGTCGGCGCGCTCATGCGCGCTCCGCCTCGCGGCGCAGCGCGCGCTCGAGGCGCGGCCACAGGCGCGCGCGATCGAGCAGCGCGTTGCACCACCCGTTCGTGATGCAATACGCGACGTCGTGCTGCGCGCGGTGATGCGCTGCGTGCGCTTCCGCGCTGATCGCGAGGCGCAGGCGCTGGAGCAAGCGCGCGACGCGCGGCGCGCGCGGCATGTGCGCCCAGCGATGGATCTGGTTCGTCGTGAAGAGCCCTGCACTCGCGGACATCAGCCACGTCCACACCGCGCTGAGCGAGAGCGTGTCACCGAAGAAGGGCGCGAGCTCCGAGCCGAGCACGAGCATCGGCGTGAGCGCCAGCGCGTTGTTGCCGGACAGCTCGACGAAGCCGTGCGTCGTGATCTCGCGCGGGTCGACGTGGTGCTCGCGGAACGGACGGATCACCGCGGGACCGAGCAGCGGCGTGCGCTCGCTGCCGAAGCGATCGCACAGGAAGTGCACGAGGCCGCTGCCGAAGTCCGCGAATGCCCAGCCGAACAGCGCCGCGAGCGCGAGCAGCGGCAGCCACGCGAGGGGTGGCAGCGCTTCGATGCGCGCGAGCGCGAGCGCAGTGAGCGCGGCGGCGAGCGAGAGCGAGAAGAAATCGAGCGCGACGAGCCAGCGCTTGCGGCGCACGGGCGCCGGCTGCGCTCCCCTGGCAAGCGAAGCGCGCAGCGAGGCGGAGTCGCCGGAGCCGCGCGGAGTCGATGCGGTCGCGCTCACGACGCGAAGCTCCCGTGCCGGCCCGCGCCCGCCGCAAAGCGCGCGGCGCCTTGTTGCGTCTCACCGCTCTCGATCACCGCGACGCCGTGGCGGTACTCGTTCGCGAGCGCGGCAGCTTCGGGCAGGCTCCACTGCTCGAGCGCGCTGCGGCGGTCGGCGCGCATGCAGCCGTTCGGGAACGCGGCGATCTCGGCGGCGAGCTGCTCGGCAGCGGCGCGCGCGGTTCCGTTCGCGACGACGCGATCCGCGAGACCGATGCGATGCGCCTCGTCCGCCTGAACAGGTCGCCCGGTGAGGATCATGTCGAGCGCGCGGCCTTGGCCCACGATGCGCGGCAATCGCACGGTGCCGCCGTCCACGAGCGGCACACCCCAGCGGCGGCAGAACACGCCGAACGTCGCGCCCTCCTCCGCCACGCGCAGATCGCACCAGAGCGCGAGCTCGAGCCCGCCCGCGACCGCGTAGCCCGCGACCGCGGCGATCACCGGCTTCGAGAGCTGCATGCGCGTCGGCCCCATCGGCCCGCCGGCGTCGAGCGAGCCGCGCACGTCGAGCGCGCGCGGCGGCACGACGCGGTTGCCGCGCGAGGTCGCGACCGCCTTCAGGTCGGCGCCCGCGCAGAAGTTTCCGCCCTCACCCCACAGCACCGCGACGCGCGCGCCCGCGTCGCGCTCGAACTCGTCGAACGCGGCGGCGAGCGCTTCGGCGTGGATGCGGTCGACGGCGTTGCGCGCTTCGGGGCGCGAGTGGATCACGGTGGTCACGAAGCCGTTCTTCTCGACGCGAACCGGCATGTGGCTCCTCAGCGAAGGGGCGGAACGGGAGGCAGCTCGGGCTCGACGGGGACGCCGAGGCCCTCGGCGACCATCGACAGCATCGTGTACTGGCCGACGAGAAACGGAATCTCGACGAGCTGCGCGTCCGTGTACTCCGCGCGCAGCGCAGCCCAGGTCGAGTCCGAGAAACGATGCGTAGCGTGCAGCTCGTCCGCCGCGCGCAGCAGCAGCAGCTCGCGCGCCGCGAGCGACGCGCCGCCCTGCTCCGCAACGCGCGCGATCTCTTCGTCGCTCATGCCGGCGGTGCGCGCGTAGGCGGCGTGATGCCCCCACTCGAAGCGCGACTGCGAGCGCCAGGCAGCGCGCAGCGCGAGCAGCTCGGATTCACGCCGCGAGAGCACGCCGCGCTGCGCCAGCGCGGTCGCGAAGTCGAGGAAGGGTCCCAGCAAGGTGGGGTGGTACGCGATCACGGTGAGGATCGGCAGGGGCTTCGGCTGAGGCGCGGCCTCGCCGGTCAGCTGCGACACCTGCGGCAGAGTGCGCGCGATCTGCGCGCGCGTCTCCGCACTCCACTGCGCCTCGGGCAGCGGCGCGAGGCGCGCTTTCGCGTCCTGCGCGTTCGCCGCGAGCGCAGCGAACGCGCTCAAGGCCGCCGCGATCCGTCGTGCGCGCATCTCGCTCCCCCAACGACACGAAGGGCGCGGGCGACTCGCATCGCCCGCGCCCTCATCTTGTCATGCACTGCGCGGATTGCGCAGTGCCGCCACTTACTTCTTCACGGTGCCGGTGGGCACGTCGCGGAACGCGATGCCCTTGTCCGCGCGCCACTCGGCCGGAAGACCGAGCACGCGCTCGGCGATGATGTTGCGCATGATCTCGTCGCTGCCGCCCGCGATGCGGATGCCGGGCGACGCGAGGTAGCCCTCCATCCAGCTCGCGTCGGGCGCGGCGCTCGCGTCGAGCAAGCCGCCCGCGGCGCCCTGCAGCTCGCTCGCGAACGACGCCATCTGCTGCGAGAGCGGTGCGCCCACGGCCTTGCCGATCGAGCCTTCGGGCCCGGGCGTCTTGCCGCTCGAGAGCGCGCTCAGCGTGCGGTAGCCCGTGTACTGCAGACCCTTCGACTGCACGAAGTAGTCGGCGAGCTTCTGCCGCACCGCGCTGTCCTGGATCGCGGGCTTGCCGTTTCGCTTCACCTTGCGCGCGAGCCGGAACAGATCGCGCACGCGGCCTGCGCCCTGGCCGGCGCCGATCGACACGCGCTCGTTCATGAGCGTCGTGATCGACACCTTCCAACCCTCGCCCACGCCGCCGAGGCGCTGCGAGTCCGGCACGCGCACGTTGGAGAAGAACACCTCGTTGAAGCCGGAGCCGCCGTTTATCTGCTTGATCGGGCGCACTTCGACACCCGGCGAGTGCATGTCGATGATGAAGTAGGTGAGGCCGTCGTGCTTCGGCACGTTCGGATCGTGGCGCGTCACGATCATTCCCCAATCGGAGAAGTGCGCGCCCGTCGACCAGATCTTCTGGCCGTTGATGATCCAGTCGTTGCCATCGCGCACTGCGCTGGTGCGCAGGCCTGCGAGATCCGAGCCCGCAGCGGGCTCGCTGAAGAGCTGGCACCACACGACTTGGCCGCGCGCCATCTCCTTGATGAAGCGGTCCTTCTGCGCCTGCGTGCCGTGGGCCATGATCGTTGGCCCGAGCATCCCGTGGCCGATGCCATAGATGTTCGGCGGCACGTGATACTTCGCTTCTTCCTGATTGAAGATCACGTTCTCGAGCCGCCCGAGGCCCTGGCCGCCGTATTCCTTCGGCCACGTGAGCACGGCCCAGCCGGCGTCGAACTTGGTGGCCTGCCACTTCTTTGCCCACGCGATGTCGTCGGCAGTCTCTTTCTCGAACTCGTCTCCCCCCGCCGCGTCGGGGCTGAGGCGCTTCATGTGCTTGTCGAGGAACGCGCGCGCCTTGGCGCGGAACTCGGCTTCTTGCGGCGTGTCGTCAAAGTTCATGTTGGGTTCCTTCGTTGCTCTGAAGGGAAGTTGTTAGAGCGTCGCGTCGACGCGGTTGACGAGAGCGTCGCGCCACTCGCTGGGCGAGCCGATCGCGGCTGCGAGCGCGCGGGCGCGGCGGTAGAACAGGTGGCAGTCGTACTCCCACGTGTAGCCGACGCCGCCGTGCATCTGGATCAGCTCTTCGCTGGCGAGCGTGAAGGCGTCGCACGAGGCGACGCGCATCGTGGCCGCCGCGACCGGCAGCTCCTCGTTGCCGTTCGAGAGCGCCCACGCGGCGTAATAACCGTTCGAGCCCGCGATCTGGATCTTGCAGAACACGTCGGCCATGCGGTGCTTCAGCGCCTGGAAGGAGCCGATCGCGCGGCCGAAGGCGAAGCGCGACATCGTGTAGTTGCGCGTCAGCTCGAGCGCGCGCTCGGCGCCGCCCACCTGCTCGTAGCCGATCAGCACCGCGGCGCGATCGAGCACCGCGGTCGCGATCTTCGCGCCCTGCCCGGCGGCGCCAAGCCGCTCGCCGGCGGCGTTCTTGAACTCGAGCTTCGCCTGCGGGCGGCTCGGATCGAAGGCCGCGAGGTTCGTGCGCGTCACGCCCGCGCCGTCGAGCGGGACGATCGCGAGCGAGACACCTGCACGTTCCTTCACGACCACCACCGCGATGCCCGCGGCGCCGCCGTCCGGCACCGGGAACTTCACGCCGTTCAGCTTGGCGCCGTCGAACGTGACGGTGGCATCGGCCGGATTGAAGTCGCCCGCGCCTTCCGCGAGCGCGAACGTGCCGATCAGCTCGCCCGACGCGAGCTTCGGCAGGTACTTCTTCTTCTGCTCGGCGCTGCCGGCCTGCAGAATCGCCTCGGCGCACAGGTAGATCGACGACGAGAACGGGATCGGCGCCAGCGCGCGTCCCAGCTCCTGCCCGATCAGCGCCAACTCGAGGTAGCCGAGCCCCGCGCCGCCGTACTCCTCGGGGATCGCGGTGCCGAGCCAACCCAGCTCCGCGACGCCCTTCCACAGATCCGCCGCGTACGGCTGGCCGGATTCGAGCACCTTGCGGCACACCTCGAGCTTGCTGTTCTCGGTGAGATAGTCGCGCGCGGCTTTCTGGACGAACTTCTGGTCGTCGGAGAACTCGAGATTCATGAAGTGGGGCTCCACCTGAGTTGGGGAAATCGGAAGCGGCGCAGCATACGCCAGCGAGATTTGCGTCGCTGCGGGTCGACCCCGCGAGTGGCTGCGACGTGACCGTCTACCGCCTCCCGCGCGCCCATCTGTTTCCCGATCCCGCGGAAGCGGAGCCTTCGGGGCTGCTCGCGGTCGGGGGCGATGTCTCGCCCGAGCGCGTGCTGCTCGCGTACGCGAACGGGATTTTTCCTTGGTACGAGAGGCCGCCCATCCTTTGGTTCTCCCCCGATCCGCGCGGCGTGTTGCCGCTCGCCCCGCGGTCCGCACTGCACGTGCCGCGGCGCCTCGCGCGCACGCTGCGCCAGGGCCTCCTCCGCGTGAGCTTCGACGCAGCGTTCGAAGACGTGATGCGCGCGTGCGCGACCGCGCCGCGCGACGGTCAACGCGGCACCTGGATCACGGACGAGCTCGCGGACACGTACCTCGCGCTGCACGCGCGCGGCTTCGCACACTCGTGCGAGGCGTGGCACGGCGCGCGGCTCGTAGGCGGCGTGTTCGGCATCGCGATCGGCGACGCGTTCTTCGCCGACTCGATGTTCCACACCGCGCGCGACGCGTCGAAGGTCGCTCTCGTGTCGCTCGCGCAGAAGCTCGCCGCCGACGGCTACGCGCTGGTCGACTGTCAGCTCCCGACCGATCACCTTGAGACGCTCGGCTTCGAGAGCTGGCCGCGTGCGCGCTACCTGCGCGAGCTCGCGAAGGCGGTGTCCGGGAAGCGCGCGCCCGAGAAGTGGGCGAGCGCGTGAGCGCGCAGATCACTCGCGACGGAGACACGGTCGTGTTCACCCGCGCGTGGTCCGCGCGCGCACCGCTCGCGCGCGTGATCGAGGCGACGCGGCTCGAACGCACGCCCGAGCTGCACCCGCTGATCACGCGCGTGGCGCAGCTCGTGGAGAGTGGCGCGCGGAGCGAGTGCGTCGTGCACGAGACCGTGCCGCTCGGACCGCTGCGTCTCCCTAACAGCTACCGAGCCGCGCGCGAAGTCGTCGCGGCGAACGAGCAGGCCGCGCGCCTCGTGCTCGAAGCGAGCGCCGCGCTCGGCACCACGCTGCGCCACGAGCTCGCGCTGCGCGCCGAGGGTGCGCGCACCGAGGTGACGCACGTCGTGCGCGTGCGCGCGCCGCGCCTCGTGCTCGGCTTCGTCGCGCGCACCGCGGAGCGCGCGCACGACGCGTGGGTGGAGCGCGTCGCGGCCTGGGCGGAGCGCGCGTAGCGCCTGCGCTACCTCGCTCCTCCCGCGCGCAATCCCGCGCGCGGCCGCCTCGGAGCGACTCATGCCCACCCCCACGAAGCTCCCCACCTACCGCGAGCTTCCCGCCAAGCCCGGCAACCCGCCGCACACCGCGTGGGGCCTGTTCGGCGACGGCGACAACGTGGGCATGTTCAACCTGCAGACGCCCGAGGTCGTCGTCGCGGCGGCGCGCCTCGTTCGGAAGGGCGCCGTGTTCGCGATGAACTGGGAGCAGGAGCAGCCGAACCCGCCGCTGTTCGGGCGCGGGAAGTTCCGGCACACGGTGTTCCGTGAGATTCCGATCGGGCACCACGGCGACGACGTGCTCGACAACTTCTTCACGCAGGCGTCGAGCCAGTGGGACGGGCTCACGCACGTGGGCGACTACGAGCACGGCTTCTGGGGCGGCGTGAAGAACGAGCAGCTGCGCAACAACCCTGACAAGTCGCGGCTCGGCATCGACCACTGGGCGCGGCGGGGCATCGCGGGCCGCGCGCTCGTGCTCGACATCGAGCGCTACCGAAGGGCCGTGGGTCGGCCGCTCGACTGCAGCGTGGACGACAAGATCACGGTGGAGGATCTCGAGGGAACGCTGCGCGCGCAGAAGGTCGAGCCGAAGCCCGGCGACGTCTGGACCATTCACACGGGCTGGATCGCGTGGTACGAGCAGCAGACGCCGCAGGTGAAGCAGCGCCTTGCGATCACCGCGACGCTGCGCACGCCAGGCCTCGCCTGCAGCGAGGCGATGGCGGAGTGGATCTGGAACCGGCACCCCGCCGCCCTAACAACCGACACGCCCGCGCTCGAGTCGTGGCCGCCGCCCGGGTTCACCGAGCCGAACGGCTTCCTGCATCACTGGATCATCGGGCGCTTCGGCATGGCGATCGGCGAGATGTTCCAGACGACGGGGCTCGCCGCGGACTGCGCGGGCGATCGCGTGTACGAGGGGCTCTTCGCCTCCGCGCCGCTGAACATCCGGGGCGGGACTGGAAGCCCGCCGAACGCGCTCGTGATCAAGTAGGCGGGGGTCGCTCCCGTTCCGCGACTCCGCCTCAAGAGAAGGCGCAGGCGCTCCGATCCACCCCCCTGAGGTTGGAGGAGGGGTGCGCGCAGCGATTCCGAGTCTCCGCCGCCGCCTGTTCGCGAGTCTGGCGTCACGCATCGGCTTCTTCGTGTTTGCCGCCACACTCGCGAGCGCGCTCGCCGTGGCCTTCACGTCCGCGCTCGCGGTTCGCGCCTTCCTGCGCGACCGCGTCCAGGACCGCATCCCCGAAGCCGCTGCCCGAGCGCGAGACCAACTCGAGCTCTGGTACACGCAGCGCGCCCTGGACGTCGAGGTGTTCTCGCACAGCGAGATCATCGGCGACCTCGCCCGCGGCGACCGGGCGCAGTCGCGCGTCGAGGCGGAGCAGTACTTGAGCTACGTGCGCTCCGGCCTTCCCGTCTACTCGTCGATTTTTGCGCTCGATGCGAGTGGCCGCGTCCTCGCTCACATCGGCGGCGAGTTTCCGGTCGGCCCCGCGCTCGCTCAGCGGATCGCGCGCGTCGACGCGACCTCCATCTCAGGCGTGCTCGGTTCTCCTCAGGGGCCCGTGCAGCTCATCTCTGCACGGGTCGCAACGAAGGGAGGGGCGCGCGTTTCGCTCCACGCGGTGCTTCCGATCCGCGCGCTCGGCGACGAGCTCGCGCGCGGTGTTGGAGAGAACGCCGGGCGCCTGCACGTCTATGACGAGAGCGGCGCGCTCGTCGCGAGCTCGCAGCCGGCGTTCGCGGGCGAGCTCGCGGAGGGCCTGCGCGAGGAGGCCACGACGCGGGTGGTCGACTATCTCGCGAGCGATCGCGTGCGCGTCGTCGCGAGCGCGCAGCGACTCGAGCGCCTGCCGTGGCGGGTCGTATTCGAGGGCGACTACGGAGCCACGTTCGCGCCGATCGCGTCGATCCTGACCCGCATGGTCGGATTGAATCTCGGGATCGTGGTCGTGCTCGCAGGCGTCGCGTTCGCGATCGCGTGGTTCCTGCTGCGACCGCTGCACCAACTCTCGGAAGCCGCGGTGCGACTGCGCGACGGCGAGACGGACGTCCACCTGCCGATCGTCTCGGCGGACCACGAGGTCGGAGTGCTCGCCCGCAGCTTCGCGGAGATGGTCGAGAGCCTGACCAGCGCGCGCGCGCGGCTCGAGCAGCTCGCGATCACGGACGGCCTCACGTGCATCCACAACCACCGCTTCTTCCAGGATCGGCTCTCGGAAGAGATTCTCGCGGTCGACGCTCACGGCGGGCCTCTCACCCTGATCCTTCTCGACATCGACGACTTCAAGCAGCTCAACGACCGCTTCGGGCACGCCACCGGCGACGCGGTTCTGGAAGACCTCGCGCTGCTGCTGACCGGAAACGCGCGCGCGCACGACATCGTCGCCCGCTACGGCGGCGAAGAGTTCGCCGTGCTTTGCCCGGGGCTCGGAGTCGACGCGGCTGTCGCGCTCGCGGAGCAGATGCGCCTCGCCGTGCACTCGCATCGATTCCGCGTCGCCGGCGCGGACGAAACGCTGCCCGTGACCGTCTCGATCGGGGTCTCCAGCTATCACGGCGACCGAGTGCGCTTCTTTGCAGACGCGGACCGTGCCCTCTACGCCGCCAAGCACGCCGGCAAGGACTGCGTGCACTGTGCGGACGAGGCGTGACGCCGCCCGCGCTCAGCGAGCCTTGCGCAACAAGCTGGAGTGCACGAAGCCGACCTTGCCCGTAGTGGTTCGCACGAGCGACCAATCGGCCTCGCGCGCCTCGACGAACACGGGCAGCGACGCCGTCAGCGTGGCGAGCACTTCGGCGCCCTGGCTCGGTGCCGTGCGCAGATTCACGCGCGACCCTTCGATGAAATGCGTGCTCGCGTTGGCGGCAACCCGGTCTGCCTCCTCATCGAGAGCACCGGTGATGCGGCGCGCGCGAGAGATGAAGAACACCGCGGAGCCGACGCGATTCGCCGCGAGCTGGCGCTCGGCCTCTGCCAGCTTCTCGCGCGCCTCGCGCACTCGATCGTCGCGCCAAGGCGCGCGGCGGCTGGCGCGCTCCAGCTGGATTCGAGCCTCCGCGAGTGCAGAGACCGCCTCGGCCCGCCCCTGCGAGCCGCGCATGCCGGACTCGACCGCGAGCAGCGTCTCTTCCGCAGCGCGCAGGTCCTCGCGCAGGCGTTCGATCTCGAACTCGAGCGCTCGGACGCGATCTTCGTCTGCTCGCCGCTGCACGTCCGGAGGTGGCTGCGCGACGACGGGCGGCGCCGGCGGCGCAGG
Coding sequences within it:
- a CDS encoding DUF1330 domain-containing protein, producing the protein MIAVYPKKAQLEALLASPESGPVVMLNLLRFKAEATAPDDGSSGREAYMRYGEAMRKLVESRGGRFLWQGEVDSQVIGGGAEGFHVAALVEYPSRKAFVEIATSPEVAAIGVHRAAGLEGQWLLATTTRP
- a CDS encoding kua-ubiquitin conjugating enzyme hybrid localization domain protein gives rise to the protein MSATASTPRGSGDSASLRASLARGAQPAPVRRKRWLVALDFFSLSLAAALTALALARIEALPPLAWLPLLALAALFGWAFADFGSGLVHFLCDRFGSERTPLLGPAVIRPFREHHVDPREITTHGFVELSGNNALALTPMLVLGSELAPFFGDTLSLSAVWTWLMSASAGLFTTNQIHRWAHMPRAPRVARLLQRLRLAISAEAHAAHHRAQHDVAYCITNGWCNALLDRARLWPRLERALRREAERA
- a CDS encoding crotonase/enoyl-CoA hydratase family protein translates to MPVRVEKNGFVTTVIHSRPEARNAVDRIHAEALAAAFDEFERDAGARVAVLWGEGGNFCAGADLKAVATSRGNRVVPPRALDVRGSLDAGGPMGPTRMQLSKPVIAAVAGYAVAGGLELALWCDLRVAEEGATFGVFCRRWGVPLVDGGTVRLPRIVGQGRALDMILTGRPVQADEAHRIGLADRVVANGTARAAAEQLAAEIAAFPNGCMRADRRSALEQWSLPEAAALANEYRHGVAVIESGETQQGAARFAAGAGRHGSFAS
- a CDS encoding carboxymuconolactone decarboxylase family protein: MRARRIAAALSAFAALAANAQDAKARLAPLPEAQWSAETRAQIARTLPQVSQLTGEAAPQPKPLPILTVIAYHPTLLGPFLDFATALAQRGVLSRRESELLALRAAWRSQSRFEWGHHAAYARTAGMSDEEIARVAEQGGASLAARELLLLRAADELHATHRFSDSTWAALRAEYTDAQLVEIPFLVGQYTMLSMVAEGLGVPVEPELPPVPPLR
- a CDS encoding acyl-CoA dehydrogenase family protein, whose product is MNFDDTPQEAEFRAKARAFLDKHMKRLSPDAAGGDEFEKETADDIAWAKKWQATKFDAGWAVLTWPKEYGGQGLGRLENVIFNQEEAKYHVPPNIYGIGHGMLGPTIMAHGTQAQKDRFIKEMARGQVVWCQLFSEPAAGSDLAGLRTSAVRDGNDWIINGQKIWSTGAHFSDWGMIVTRHDPNVPKHDGLTYFIIDMHSPGVEVRPIKQINGGSGFNEVFFSNVRVPDSQRLGGVGEGWKVSITTLMNERVSIGAGQGAGRVRDLFRLARKVKRNGKPAIQDSAVRQKLADYFVQSKGLQYTGYRTLSALSSGKTPGPEGSIGKAVGAPLSQQMASFASELQGAAGGLLDASAAPDASWMEGYLASPGIRIAGGSDEIMRNIIAERVLGLPAEWRADKGIAFRDVPTGTVKK
- a CDS encoding acyl-CoA/acyl-ACP dehydrogenase, translating into MNLEFSDDQKFVQKAARDYLTENSKLEVCRKVLESGQPYAADLWKGVAELGWLGTAIPEEYGGAGLGYLELALIGQELGRALAPIPFSSSIYLCAEAILQAGSAEQKKKYLPKLASGELIGTFALAEGAGDFNPADATVTFDGAKLNGVKFPVPDGGAAGIAVVVVKERAGVSLAIVPLDGAGVTRTNLAAFDPSRPQAKLEFKNAAGERLGAAGQGAKIATAVLDRAAVLIGYEQVGGAERALELTRNYTMSRFAFGRAIGSFQALKHRMADVFCKIQIAGSNGYYAAWALSNGNEELPVAAATMRVASCDAFTLASEELIQMHGGVGYTWEYDCHLFYRRARALAAAIGSPSEWRDALVNRVDATL
- a CDS encoding leucyl/phenylalanyl-tRNA--protein transferase; translation: MTVYRLPRAHLFPDPAEAEPSGLLAVGGDVSPERVLLAYANGIFPWYERPPILWFSPDPRGVLPLAPRSALHVPRRLARTLRQGLLRVSFDAAFEDVMRACATAPRDGQRGTWITDELADTYLALHARGFAHSCEAWHGARLVGGVFGIAIGDAFFADSMFHTARDASKVALVSLAQKLAADGYALVDCQLPTDHLETLGFESWPRARYLRELAKAVSGKRAPEKWASA
- a CDS encoding cyclase family protein; translation: MPTPTKLPTYRELPAKPGNPPHTAWGLFGDGDNVGMFNLQTPEVVVAAARLVRKGAVFAMNWEQEQPNPPLFGRGKFRHTVFREIPIGHHGDDVLDNFFTQASSQWDGLTHVGDYEHGFWGGVKNEQLRNNPDKSRLGIDHWARRGIAGRALVLDIERYRRAVGRPLDCSVDDKITVEDLEGTLRAQKVEPKPGDVWTIHTGWIAWYEQQTPQVKQRLAITATLRTPGLACSEAMAEWIWNRHPAALTTDTPALESWPPPGFTEPNGFLHHWIIGRFGMAIGEMFQTTGLAADCAGDRVYEGLFASAPLNIRGGTGSPPNALVIK
- a CDS encoding diguanylate cyclase, giving the protein MRAAIPSLRRRLFASLASRIGFFVFAATLASALAVAFTSALAVRAFLRDRVQDRIPEAAARARDQLELWYTQRALDVEVFSHSEIIGDLARGDRAQSRVEAEQYLSYVRSGLPVYSSIFALDASGRVLAHIGGEFPVGPALAQRIARVDATSISGVLGSPQGPVQLISARVATKGGARVSLHAVLPIRALGDELARGVGENAGRLHVYDESGALVASSQPAFAGELAEGLREEATTRVVDYLASDRVRVVASAQRLERLPWRVVFEGDYGATFAPIASILTRMVGLNLGIVVVLAGVAFAIAWFLLRPLHQLSEAAVRLRDGETDVHLPIVSADHEVGVLARSFAEMVESLTSARARLEQLAITDGLTCIHNHRFFQDRLSEEILAVDAHGGPLTLILLDIDDFKQLNDRFGHATGDAVLEDLALLLTGNARAHDIVARYGGEEFAVLCPGLGVDAAVALAEQMRLAVHSHRFRVAGADETLPVTVSIGVSSYHGDRVRFFADADRALYAAKHAGKDCVHCADEA
- a CDS encoding SH3 domain-containing protein, with product MQRRADEDRVRALEFEIERLREDLRAAEETLLAVESGMRGSQGRAEAVSALAEARIQLERASRRAPWRDDRVREAREKLAEAERQLAANRVGSAVFFISRARRITGALDEEADRVAANASTHFIEGSRVNLRTAPSQGAEVLATLTASLPVFVEAREADWSLVRTTTGKVGFVHSSLLRKAR